In Streptomyces qaidamensis, one DNA window encodes the following:
- a CDS encoding ABC transporter ATP-binding protein, whose amino-acid sequence MRVTVRAPDDGEFPDPSEEGIRGGGPEGHKGIRPGTIQRIFPYAKRYRLLLSFLVGASALSALVTAASPLLFGIVIDKGIMPGNMDVVVWVAAALLALALVDALTQYFQAKLSAQIGEGLVYDLRTQVFRHVQAQPIGFFTRAQTGSLVSRLNTDVIGAQQAITVLMAETVNTVLTLVLVLGAMFYLSWQLSLVALLIVPIFLIPGKAIGRRMQHLARGSMQLNAEMGSLMNERFNVAGAMLNKLFGNPVRETEHFAERAGAVRDIGVKTNVTAQMLGIIMGVTASVTLALLFGFGGALVINDVIAVGTLVSLVTLVGRLYTPIQQLSSIQANAMTALVSFDRVFEILDLDPLVKERPGAVDLPPDPADAAPEVHFDGVSFRYPTAGEVALASLESTDHARGPERSDEGWVLDGINFLAPAGKLTALVGRSGAGKTTITNLMPRFYDPVSGTVRIGGHDLRDLTMQSLQDTIGVVTQDAHLFHDTIRANLLYARTDATEPDLVEACRAAQVWDVVEALPNGLDTVVGDRGFRLSGGEKQRIALARLLLKAPSVVVLDEATAHLDAESEVAIQQALRTALKGRTSVVIAHRLSTIREADQILVIDDGRVRERGTHEQLLAAGDLYADLYYTQFARQVVGESGDDVVLGAAGPTN is encoded by the coding sequence GTGAGAGTGACGGTGCGGGCGCCGGACGACGGAGAGTTCCCTGACCCGTCGGAGGAAGGCATTCGAGGCGGTGGTCCGGAAGGACACAAAGGAATTCGTCCCGGTACCATCCAGAGAATTTTCCCGTACGCAAAGCGGTATCGCTTACTGCTTTCCTTTCTCGTAGGTGCCTCCGCGCTCAGCGCACTCGTCACCGCGGCAAGCCCGCTGCTGTTCGGCATCGTCATCGACAAGGGCATCATGCCCGGCAACATGGACGTCGTCGTCTGGGTCGCCGCCGCGCTGCTCGCCCTCGCACTGGTCGACGCCCTGACGCAGTACTTCCAGGCGAAACTCTCCGCCCAGATCGGCGAAGGCCTCGTCTACGACCTGCGCACCCAGGTCTTCCGGCACGTCCAGGCGCAGCCGATCGGCTTCTTCACCCGAGCCCAGACCGGGTCCCTCGTCAGCAGGCTGAACACCGACGTCATCGGCGCTCAGCAGGCCATCACCGTGCTGATGGCCGAGACGGTCAACACCGTGCTGACCCTGGTCCTGGTGCTCGGCGCGATGTTCTACCTGTCCTGGCAGCTCAGCCTGGTGGCCCTGCTGATCGTCCCGATCTTCCTGATCCCGGGTAAGGCCATCGGCCGGCGCATGCAGCACCTCGCCCGCGGGAGCATGCAACTCAACGCAGAGATGGGCTCGTTGATGAACGAGCGCTTCAACGTCGCGGGCGCCATGCTCAACAAGCTGTTCGGAAACCCGGTCCGTGAGACGGAGCACTTCGCCGAACGAGCGGGCGCCGTACGGGACATCGGCGTGAAGACCAACGTCACCGCCCAGATGCTCGGCATCATCATGGGAGTCACCGCCTCCGTGACGCTGGCCCTGCTCTTCGGGTTCGGCGGAGCCCTGGTCATCAACGACGTCATCGCCGTCGGCACCCTCGTCTCCCTGGTCACGCTCGTCGGCCGGCTCTACACGCCGATCCAGCAGCTGTCCAGCATCCAGGCCAACGCCATGACCGCCCTCGTCAGCTTCGACCGGGTCTTCGAGATCCTCGACCTCGACCCGCTCGTCAAGGAACGGCCCGGCGCGGTCGACCTGCCGCCCGACCCCGCCGACGCGGCACCGGAGGTGCACTTCGACGGCGTCTCCTTCCGCTACCCCACCGCCGGCGAAGTCGCCCTGGCCTCCCTGGAGTCCACCGACCACGCCCGCGGCCCGGAGCGCAGCGACGAGGGATGGGTCCTCGACGGCATCAACTTCCTTGCACCCGCAGGGAAACTGACCGCCCTCGTCGGCCGGTCGGGCGCAGGCAAGACGACCATCACGAACCTGATGCCCCGGTTCTACGACCCCGTCTCCGGAACCGTGCGCATCGGCGGCCACGACCTCCGCGACCTCACCATGCAGTCCCTTCAGGACACGATCGGCGTGGTCACCCAGGACGCCCACCTGTTCCACGACACCATCCGGGCCAACCTCCTGTACGCCCGCACCGACGCCACCGAGCCGGACCTCGTCGAGGCCTGCCGGGCCGCGCAGGTCTGGGACGTCGTCGAAGCCCTCCCCAACGGCCTGGACACGGTCGTCGGCGACCGCGGATTCCGGCTGTCCGGCGGAGAGAAGCAGCGCATCGCCCTGGCCAGGCTGCTTCTGAAGGCGCCCTCCGTCGTCGTCCTCGACGAGGCCACCGCGCACCTGGACGCCGAGTCCGAGGTCGCCATTCAGCAGGCCCTCAGGACCGCGCTCAAGGGCCGTACGTCCGTGGTGATCGCCCACAGACTCTCCACCATCCGAGAGGCCGACCAGATCCTCGTCATAGACGACGGCCGGGTCCGCGAACGCGGCACGCACGAGCAGCTGCTGGCAGCCGGCGACCTCTACGCCGACCTGTACTACACGCAGTTCGCCCGGCAGGTCGTGGGAGAGAGCGGCGACGACGTGGTGCTCGGCGCCGCCGGGCCGACCAACTGA
- the gntD gene encoding guanitoxin biosynthesis L-enduracididine beta-hydroxylase GntD, which yields MEKLTLDAAEIGAVDEILDTFEGELETLDSEDALHRATLLAHELPRRIRHHLNAFRMEQLSGVLCISGYQVDEKRLGRTPAHWRGQAQPSPSHREELLLLMYSSLIGDPFCWATQQDGRLIHDIIPIQGHEHEQLGSSSEALLTWHTEDAFHPLRGDFLTFACLRNPYQAATTIGYADDLRLPDDVRDVLFERRFTIRPDESHFSKNNSVTDAEAFEDIEKMQTDPEPVAVLFGVPDRPYVRADPYFMDVPEDDGQARFALDALCKAMDEAMFDLVLESGDFCFLDNFRVVHGRKPFTARHDGTDRWLKRINVTGDLRKSRGARDARAIRAGA from the coding sequence ATGGAAAAACTGACACTCGACGCGGCCGAAATCGGCGCGGTCGACGAGATCCTCGACACGTTCGAGGGGGAGCTCGAAACCCTCGATTCCGAGGACGCGCTACACCGCGCCACCCTGCTCGCCCACGAACTGCCCCGCCGGATCAGGCACCACCTCAACGCCTTCCGGATGGAACAGCTCTCCGGAGTGCTGTGCATATCCGGATACCAGGTGGACGAGAAGCGCCTCGGGCGCACCCCCGCGCACTGGCGCGGACAGGCGCAGCCGTCGCCCAGCCACCGTGAGGAACTGCTCCTCCTGATGTACAGCTCCCTGATCGGCGACCCCTTCTGCTGGGCGACCCAGCAGGACGGACGGCTCATCCACGACATCATCCCGATCCAGGGCCACGAGCACGAGCAGCTCGGCTCCAGCAGCGAGGCACTCCTGACCTGGCACACCGAGGACGCCTTCCACCCGCTCCGGGGCGACTTCCTCACCTTCGCCTGTCTCAGGAACCCCTACCAGGCGGCGACCACCATCGGATACGCCGACGACCTGCGCCTGCCCGACGACGTCAGGGACGTGCTCTTCGAGCGGCGGTTCACCATCCGCCCCGACGAGTCCCACTTCAGCAAGAACAACTCCGTCACCGATGCCGAGGCGTTCGAGGACATAGAGAAGATGCAGACCGACCCCGAGCCGGTGGCCGTCCTCTTCGGCGTCCCGGACCGGCCCTACGTCCGGGCCGACCCGTACTTCATGGACGTCCCCGAGGACGACGGTCAGGCGCGCTTCGCCCTCGATGCGCTGTGCAAGGCGATGGACGAGGCCATGTTCGACCTCGTCCTCGAAAGCGGCGACTTCTGCTTCCTCGACAACTTCCGGGTCGTCCACGGCCGCAAGCCCTTCACCGCACGCCACGACGGCACCGACCGCTGGCTCAAGCGGATCAACGTCACCGGCGACCTGCGCAAGTCCCGTGGCGCCCGGGACGCCAGGGCGATCCGAGCGGGGGCCTGA
- a CDS encoding alpha/beta fold hydrolase, with the protein MPHVFTNGIRLSYERSGRGERVLMIMGSSAAGRVWTLHQTPALNAAGYQTITVDNRGIAPSDIPPGKYTLDDMVADTQGLIEALDAAPCRIVGVSLGAMIAQELAIRAPHLVRCAVLIATKSRSDVTRAALGSAERALLQNGTKLPADHQAAVSALQWLSPSTLNDDKAVSLWLETFRLSGGESSVGQSWINTDADRREALRDVSAPCRVIAFSDDFITPPHLAAEVAEAIPDCDYVEIPKSGHFGYLERPDEVNAAIIEFLDKN; encoded by the coding sequence ATGCCGCACGTATTCACCAACGGCATTCGACTTTCCTACGAACGGTCGGGCCGCGGTGAACGGGTCCTCATGATCATGGGGTCCTCGGCCGCAGGACGGGTCTGGACGCTGCACCAGACCCCCGCGCTGAATGCGGCCGGCTACCAGACCATCACGGTCGACAACCGGGGAATCGCCCCCTCGGACATCCCCCCGGGGAAGTACACACTCGACGACATGGTCGCGGACACCCAGGGCCTCATCGAGGCCCTGGACGCGGCGCCCTGCCGCATCGTGGGTGTCTCCCTGGGGGCGATGATCGCGCAGGAACTGGCGATCCGCGCGCCGCACCTCGTCCGGTGCGCCGTACTGATCGCCACGAAATCGCGTTCCGACGTCACCCGTGCCGCGCTGGGATCCGCCGAACGAGCCCTGCTGCAGAACGGGACAAAGCTGCCCGCCGACCACCAAGCGGCCGTGTCGGCGCTGCAATGGCTCTCCCCTTCCACCCTCAACGACGACAAGGCCGTCTCGCTGTGGTTGGAGACTTTCCGGCTCTCCGGCGGCGAAAGCTCCGTCGGGCAGTCGTGGATCAACACGGACGCCGACCGCAGAGAAGCACTGCGGGACGTGTCCGCACCTTGTCGTGTCATCGCTTTCAGCGACGACTTCATCACCCCGCCACATCTCGCGGCCGAGGTCGCCGAAGCGATCCCGGACTGCGACTACGTGGAAATTCCCAAGAGCGGTCACTTCGGATATCTGGAACGTCCCGACGAGGTGAACGCGGCAATCATCGAATTCCTGGACAAGAACTAG
- a CDS encoding AMP-binding protein, producing the protein MNGELDNRRDRSTDLPALKLPTDRPYTPNRLTEVATVGFAVPAPTVDRSRALADEHGATLPQTLLAALMVLIGRYSGSDVVAVALEGSGATVHRTDLSGDPSFAELLEQVRRGGSDRDLGQDMDLSSDEAPAIVAVRVGDTGEGLAGEVQYSTALFDAATVERLGAHLVTVLEAVAADAGQRVGDLSVLAVGECEELVAGGDGGCVALPLVGGVHGLIAEWAVAVPDAVAVVAGGESVTYGGLMVRANRLAHLLRGMGVGAESVVGLCLPRGVDMVVAVLAVWQAGGAYLPLDPEYPADRLEFMLADAGVQVLVGERSVAGGLPVDAVHGRVVWLDDPAVVGVLDELPSAAPDVTTVADQLAYVIYTSGSTGRPKGVQVAQGGVVNLALALRSALGVEPGVRVLQFASQSFDAAVLDVVVTLAGGGALVVASSEQRRVPAELQGLVRAEGVVSASVSPSLLGVLDEAALAGVGSLFVGTERVGEAVVREWAPGRRFFVGYGPTEITVIACAGLADPDAQGAPAIGRPLANTQVYVLDAQGFVAPVGSTEELVAGVWAGVLGLDRVGADSFFELGGLLATQVISRIREVRRARHVGGSISRPCGAWPRVAQASGTVAPPMTVADRAQPLPGELWFLDQFHRIQPAHADPAGRRAGPGRPDYRAGCDGRAEVLRTRLVADADGVPHQVIDPPGLPARGGRCVRRGGPRHVRGGAAARRCDAAVRGGRPVVRATLTKVADEKYVLLLTAHHVIFDEWSDHLFQHELSGCGRAEPAASSARAVRRLLRLAARMDVR; encoded by the coding sequence ATGAACGGTGAACTGGACAACAGGCGTGACCGATCGACCGATCTGCCGGCACTGAAATTGCCTACGGACCGGCCGTACACGCCGAACCGGCTCACCGAGGTGGCAACCGTCGGATTCGCAGTGCCGGCGCCGACCGTGGACCGGTCGCGCGCACTGGCCGACGAACACGGCGCGACGCTTCCTCAGACACTGCTCGCTGCGCTCATGGTGCTGATCGGGCGGTACAGCGGATCGGACGTTGTGGCAGTGGCGCTGGAGGGCTCCGGCGCGACGGTCCACCGCACGGACCTGTCCGGCGATCCGTCGTTCGCGGAGCTGCTCGAGCAGGTACGGCGAGGCGGATCGGATCGGGACCTCGGCCAGGACATGGACCTGTCGTCCGATGAAGCGCCGGCCATTGTGGCGGTCAGGGTCGGGGACACCGGTGAGGGTCTGGCGGGTGAGGTCCAGTACAGCACCGCGCTGTTCGACGCGGCGACGGTCGAGCGTCTCGGTGCGCATCTGGTGACGGTGCTGGAGGCGGTGGCCGCGGATGCGGGTCAGCGGGTGGGTGACTTGTCGGTGCTGGCCGTGGGTGAGTGCGAGGAGTTGGTGGCGGGTGGTGATGGTGGGTGTGTGGCGTTGCCGTTGGTGGGTGGGGTGCATGGGCTGATTGCGGAGTGGGCGGTTGCGGTGCCTGACGCTGTGGCTGTGGTGGCGGGTGGGGAGTCGGTGACGTATGGCGGGTTGATGGTTCGGGCGAATCGTCTGGCGCATCTCCTGCGCGGTATGGGTGTGGGTGCGGAGTCGGTGGTGGGGCTGTGTCTGCCGCGTGGGGTGGACATGGTCGTGGCGGTGCTGGCGGTGTGGCAGGCGGGTGGTGCGTATCTGCCGTTGGATCCGGAGTATCCGGCTGACCGTCTTGAGTTCATGCTCGCGGATGCGGGTGTGCAGGTGTTGGTGGGTGAGCGGTCGGTGGCCGGGGGGCTGCCGGTGGATGCGGTGCATGGCCGTGTGGTGTGGCTGGACGATCCGGCTGTGGTGGGTGTGCTGGATGAACTCCCTTCGGCGGCACCGGACGTGACGACCGTTGCTGACCAGCTGGCGTATGTGATCTATACGTCGGGTTCGACGGGGCGTCCGAAGGGTGTGCAGGTCGCGCAAGGTGGTGTGGTGAATCTGGCGCTGGCGTTGCGGTCGGCGCTGGGTGTCGAGCCGGGTGTGCGGGTGTTGCAGTTCGCGTCGCAGAGTTTCGATGCGGCTGTGCTGGATGTGGTGGTGACGTTGGCCGGTGGTGGGGCGCTGGTGGTGGCGTCGTCGGAGCAGCGTCGGGTGCCGGCGGAGCTGCAGGGTCTGGTCCGTGCTGAGGGTGTGGTGTCGGCGAGTGTTTCGCCGTCGCTGCTGGGTGTGCTGGACGAGGCGGCGCTGGCGGGTGTGGGCAGTCTGTTCGTGGGTACGGAGCGGGTCGGTGAGGCGGTTGTGCGGGAGTGGGCTCCGGGCCGCAGGTTCTTTGTCGGGTATGGGCCGACCGAGATCACGGTCATCGCCTGTGCGGGCCTTGCGGATCCTGATGCTCAGGGTGCGCCGGCGATCGGCAGGCCGCTGGCGAACACGCAGGTGTATGTCCTCGATGCGCAGGGTTTCGTTGCTCCGGTCGGGTCGACGGAAGAGCTCGTCGCCGGCGTCTGGGCCGGGGTACTGGGGCTCGACCGGGTCGGTGCGGACAGCTTCTTCGAGCTGGGCGGGCTGCTTGCGACGCAGGTGATCTCGCGGATCCGCGAGGTCCGTCGAGCTCGCCATGTCGGTGGTTCGATCAGCCGACCGTGCGGGGCCTGGCCCAGGGTCGCCCAGGCGTCGGGAACGGTCGCGCCGCCCATGACGGTCGCCGACCGCGCCCAGCCGCTGCCGGGTGAGCTGTGGTTCCTCGACCAGTTCCACCGGATACAACCTGCCCATGCCGATCCGGCTGGACGGCGCGCTGGACCTGGCCGCCCTGACTACCGCGCTGGATGCGATGGTCGCGCGGAAGTGCTGCGGACGCGTCTGGTGGCGGACGCGGACGGCGTACCGCATCAAGTGATCGACCCGCCGGGCCTTCCCGCTCGCGGTGGTCGATGCGTCCGGCGAGGCGGACCCCGACACGTACGCGGCGGAGCTGCTGCGCGCCGATGCGACGCAGCCGTTCGTGGCGGACGGCCCGTGGTTCGAGCCACCCTGACCAAGGTGGCCGACGAGAAGTACGTCCTGCTGCTGACGGCGCACCACGTGATCTTCGACGAGTGGTCGGACCACCTGTTCCAGCATGAGCTGTCGGGGTGCGGGCGAGCCGAACCCGCTGCCTCCTCTGCCCGTGCAGTACGCCGACTTCTCCGTCTGGCAGCGCGCATGGATGTCCGGTGA
- a CDS encoding sensor histidine kinase, with translation MNRASALRDSWTGVLRRASVLPRNAVFVVTLGGLAIAESLAELVAERGSIPRMFAATTQNATENVGSIQLAMVIGMLCLCTALPLALLRPVLAGFTVTAASFGSLTIFHTLTLAGFAAQLLAQYRLGRRGHLIAAMLFSVPFLALALEVAGTGSADTADYRVRAVLLAALAPMAAFAGLAGRARRGDREHDATREVMAGSQWENAAREERARIVRELHDVVGHHVSMIAVQAETARVATPGMPAAGSERLLSIGDTARAALTEMRRLLGVLRDDDEPPAGAERRPQPDLTQLDDLLDEARKAGTATIRLILSGSPRPMGPGIELAAYRIVQESLTNARKHATGAPVDVELHYAHDALHVSIRDNGPGAPPAPPGSGGHGLLGMRERVAAVGGQISTGPAAAGGFLVKASFPAKPERTP, from the coding sequence GTGAACCGTGCGAGTGCCTTGCGTGACAGCTGGACCGGAGTGCTGCGGCGGGCCTCGGTCCTCCCCCGCAACGCCGTGTTCGTCGTCACGCTGGGCGGGCTCGCGATCGCCGAATCGCTCGCCGAACTGGTCGCCGAGCGCGGATCGATCCCCCGGATGTTCGCGGCTACCACGCAGAACGCCACCGAGAATGTCGGCAGCATCCAACTCGCCATGGTCATCGGCATGTTATGCCTCTGCACCGCCCTGCCGCTGGCCCTCCTGCGCCCCGTCCTCGCCGGATTCACGGTCACCGCGGCGAGCTTCGGCTCCCTCACGATCTTCCACACGCTGACGCTGGCGGGCTTCGCCGCCCAACTGCTCGCCCAGTACCGGCTCGGCCGCCGCGGACACCTCATCGCGGCGATGCTGTTCAGCGTGCCGTTCCTCGCCCTCGCGCTCGAGGTCGCGGGCACCGGATCCGCGGACACCGCCGACTACCGCGTGCGCGCCGTCCTTCTCGCCGCGCTGGCCCCCATGGCCGCCTTCGCCGGACTCGCCGGCCGCGCACGACGGGGCGACCGGGAACACGACGCCACCCGCGAGGTCATGGCCGGCAGCCAGTGGGAGAACGCCGCCCGCGAGGAACGCGCCCGCATCGTCCGCGAACTTCACGACGTCGTCGGCCACCACGTCTCCATGATCGCCGTGCAGGCCGAGACCGCCCGGGTAGCCACCCCCGGCATGCCCGCCGCCGGCAGCGAACGGCTCCTCAGCATCGGTGACACCGCCCGCGCCGCCCTCACGGAGATGCGCCGCCTGCTCGGCGTACTGCGCGACGACGACGAGCCCCCCGCCGGTGCCGAGCGCCGGCCGCAGCCCGACCTCACCCAGCTCGACGACCTGCTCGACGAGGCCCGCAAGGCCGGCACCGCCACCATCCGGCTCATCCTCAGCGGCAGCCCGCGCCCCATGGGACCCGGCATCGAGCTGGCCGCGTACCGCATCGTCCAGGAGTCCCTCACCAACGCCCGCAAACACGCGACGGGCGCCCCCGTCGACGTGGAACTGCACTACGCCCACGACGCCCTGCACGTCAGCATCCGCGACAACGGCCCCGGAGCGCCGCCCGCGCCGCCCGGCAGCGGCGGCCACGGCCTGCTCGGCATGCGGGAACGGGTCGCCGCCGTGGGCGGTCAGATCAGCACAGGTCCGGCGGCCGCCGGTGGATTCCTCGTCAAAGCCAGTTTCCCCGCCAAGCCAGAACGGACCCCATGA
- a CDS encoding MbtH family protein, giving the protein MRTVTFDFENDEARFKVLINDEEQYSIWPADLAVPGGWTETGVNASKAECDAYLEETWTDMRPKSLRLALDGE; this is encoded by the coding sequence ATGCGTACCGTCACCTTCGACTTCGAGAACGACGAAGCCCGGTTCAAGGTGCTCATCAACGACGAGGAGCAGTACTCGATCTGGCCGGCCGACCTGGCGGTCCCCGGCGGCTGGACCGAGACCGGCGTCAACGCCTCGAAGGCCGAGTGCGACGCCTACCTGGAGGAGACCTGGACCGACATGCGGCCCAAGAGCCTCCGCCTCGCGCTCGACGGTGAGTAA
- a CDS encoding ornithine cyclodeaminase family protein, producing MLQLTDGDVEKLIETVDVVDAVREVFLARAAQRAVLPEESCLRWTNDHGESCRSLNMPGLVEIGGRRFAGTKIINASLGNPDRGLARADGLVLLFDLTTARPVCLMPAARVSAARTAAVSVLATELSWAHPTRSVAVVGAGALADAHLGLALRRWPSLRTVRLHDRVPERAALLAERLGSAHPEVAFDVTGTAEEAVRGAELVIPATTTTTGYIPAEWIAEGAVVVNVSLDDLLPDVFTSADKVIVDDWSLVAADTTRLLGRMYRAGDVLPPPRARAADAAGPHGVEVAAELCDIISGTASPRTSAADRVVINPFGMSLHDVAVAGRIHTAHLGTTPSPLAGAAVT from the coding sequence GTGCTTCAGCTCACCGATGGTGACGTGGAGAAGCTCATCGAGACGGTCGATGTCGTGGATGCCGTACGTGAGGTGTTTCTCGCCCGCGCGGCACAGCGCGCGGTGCTCCCGGAGGAGAGCTGCCTGCGGTGGACCAACGACCATGGTGAGTCCTGTCGCAGTCTCAACATGCCCGGTCTCGTCGAGATCGGCGGCAGACGATTCGCCGGCACGAAGATCATCAACGCGAGCCTGGGCAACCCGGACCGCGGACTGGCGCGTGCCGACGGCCTCGTCCTCCTCTTCGACCTCACCACCGCCCGGCCGGTCTGCCTCATGCCGGCGGCCCGCGTGTCGGCCGCCCGTACCGCGGCGGTGAGCGTGCTCGCGACCGAGCTCAGCTGGGCCCACCCCACCCGCTCCGTCGCGGTCGTGGGCGCCGGAGCGCTCGCCGACGCCCATCTCGGGCTGGCGCTGCGCCGATGGCCGTCCCTGCGGACCGTACGGCTCCACGACCGGGTCCCCGAGCGGGCGGCGCTCCTCGCCGAACGCCTGGGATCCGCCCACCCCGAGGTCGCCTTCGACGTCACCGGTACGGCCGAGGAGGCCGTACGCGGGGCGGAGCTGGTCATCCCGGCCACGACGACGACCACCGGGTACATCCCCGCGGAATGGATCGCGGAGGGAGCCGTCGTCGTCAACGTGTCCCTGGACGACCTGCTGCCCGATGTGTTCACGAGCGCCGACAAGGTGATCGTGGACGACTGGAGCCTCGTCGCCGCCGACACCACACGGCTGCTCGGCAGGATGTACCGCGCCGGCGACGTCCTGCCGCCGCCGCGCGCACGTGCCGCTGACGCCGCCGGGCCCCACGGTGTGGAGGTCGCCGCCGAACTCTGCGACATCATCAGCGGCACCGCCTCGCCCCGCACGTCCGCCGCCGACCGCGTCGTGATCAACCCGTTCGGGATGTCACTGCACGACGTGGCGGTCGCGGGCCGGATCCACACAGCACACCTCGGCACGACGCCGTCTCCCCTCGCGGGAGCCGCCGTGACGTGA
- the vioD gene encoding capreomycidine synthase, producing the protein MRLRPAPLEDWLRESYFTADIDISSSGVHSYSMAELRALTALRHDDLDRLVFDDGYSLGAPAVRAAVARHSGDVDPDRVMTTSGSGEALALVMSALLEAGDEVVVVRPGYHLLVEYATALGCTIKDWHLDPERDWHPDVDELAGLITERTKAIIVNFPQNPTGTTVTEDELRRIVALAGEAGAWLLWDGAFRDLTYGTPPLPDVTTLYERAVSFGSFSKAFGLPGLRFGWCVAPTELLTDCVHIRDYTTLHVSPLNELLAQAVLENAPAFVQPRLDQARHNRELLLDWAAAHSDLVSLAAPAGGVSAFPRLVGVPDVDAFCDALFKKSGVLVIPGSCFDSPQHIRVGFGGRTDQLTQGLERLANALKETRR; encoded by the coding sequence ATGAGGCTCCGACCCGCACCCCTGGAGGACTGGCTCCGCGAGTCCTACTTCACCGCGGACATCGACATCAGCTCCAGCGGCGTCCACTCGTACTCCATGGCCGAGCTCCGCGCGCTGACCGCGCTCCGCCACGACGACCTCGACCGGCTCGTCTTCGACGACGGCTACTCCCTCGGTGCCCCCGCCGTACGGGCCGCCGTCGCCCGGCACTCCGGCGACGTCGACCCGGACCGGGTCATGACGACGAGCGGCTCCGGCGAAGCACTTGCCCTGGTGATGTCCGCACTGCTCGAAGCCGGCGACGAGGTCGTCGTCGTCCGGCCCGGGTACCACCTGCTCGTCGAGTACGCGACCGCCCTCGGCTGCACCATCAAGGACTGGCACCTCGACCCGGAGCGGGACTGGCACCCCGACGTCGACGAGCTGGCCGGCCTGATCACCGAGCGGACCAAGGCGATCATCGTCAACTTCCCGCAGAACCCCACCGGTACCACCGTCACCGAGGACGAACTGCGCCGCATCGTCGCCCTGGCGGGCGAGGCCGGCGCGTGGCTCCTATGGGACGGCGCGTTCCGCGACCTCACCTACGGAACGCCGCCGCTGCCCGACGTCACCACGCTCTATGAGCGGGCCGTCAGCTTCGGCAGCTTCTCCAAGGCGTTCGGACTGCCCGGACTCCGCTTCGGCTGGTGCGTCGCACCCACCGAGCTGCTGACGGACTGCGTCCACATCCGCGACTACACCACGCTCCACGTGTCGCCGCTCAACGAACTGCTCGCCCAGGCCGTACTGGAGAACGCCCCAGCCTTCGTCCAGCCGCGCCTCGACCAGGCCCGCCACAACCGCGAGCTCCTGCTCGACTGGGCCGCCGCACACTCCGACCTGGTTTCGCTCGCCGCGCCGGCCGGCGGTGTCAGCGCGTTCCCCCGGCTCGTCGGCGTCCCCGACGTCGACGCGTTCTGCGACGCGCTGTTCAAGAAGAGCGGAGTGCTCGTCATCCCCGGCTCGTGCTTCGACAGCCCGCAGCACATCCGGGTGGGCTTCGGCGGCCGTACGGACCAGCTGACCCAGGGCCTCGAACGACTCGCGAACGCCCTCAAGGAGACGCGTCGCTAA
- a CDS encoding response regulator transcription factor, with protein sequence MTTPPTPIRVVVADDHLVVRTGFAALLDSQPEFTIVETATNGVDAVRVCREVSPDVVLMDIRMPEMDGIEATRQLLGDAPDGADVPRVLILTTFDLDEYVYDALRAGASGFLLKDATAERLFDAVRVVAAGEALLDPGVTRRLISEFTKLPAGTPAAKPASSTLDTLTARETEVLLLVADGMSNGEIAARLHVTEETVKSHVSRTLTKLGLRDRTQAVITAYETGLVVPGLRRTD encoded by the coding sequence ATGACCACCCCGCCGACCCCGATCCGCGTCGTCGTCGCGGACGACCACCTCGTCGTCCGCACCGGATTCGCCGCGCTCCTCGACTCCCAGCCGGAATTCACCATCGTCGAGACCGCCACCAACGGTGTCGACGCGGTCCGGGTCTGCCGCGAGGTGTCCCCGGACGTCGTCCTCATGGACATCCGCATGCCCGAGATGGACGGCATAGAGGCCACCCGGCAACTCCTCGGCGACGCGCCCGACGGAGCGGACGTCCCCCGCGTCCTCATCCTGACGACCTTCGACCTCGACGAGTACGTCTACGACGCGCTGCGCGCCGGCGCCAGCGGCTTCCTGCTCAAGGACGCCACCGCCGAGCGGCTCTTCGACGCCGTCCGCGTCGTCGCCGCCGGAGAGGCCCTGCTCGATCCCGGGGTCACCCGCCGACTGATCAGCGAGTTCACGAAGCTGCCCGCCGGCACTCCGGCCGCCAAGCCCGCGTCGTCGACCCTCGACACGCTCACGGCCCGAGAGACCGAGGTCCTGCTGCTCGTCGCCGACGGCATGTCCAACGGGGAGATCGCCGCCCGCCTCCACGTCACGGAGGAAACGGTCAAGTCACACGTCAGCCGGACCCTGACGAAACTCGGCCTGCGCGACCGCACCCAGGCCGTCATCACGGCGTACGAAACCGGCCTCGTCGTCCCGGGACTGCGCCGCACCGACTGA